The genome window GATCTTGATAAACGGCATTTATTCTACTTCTTTGTCTTATTCTTGATGTTTAATTGGTACACAAGGCCCCAGTGAAATAATTACACTTTACAGATAAAGTACCAGCACAAATGTCTCTATTCAAGGCACGAAGAGCTTAACTATAAATATAAACAAGACAGTTTAGAAATCAAGACAAGTCataaaatgctttcagaactacAAAGTAAAAATAACTTCAGGAGCAATTCGAGTAAAATCCATTGCTTCAAATAATTAATAACCTTCCTTATGATTATACTTCAGCCCCGCgttgaactggcggcttgtccggggtgtagccccGTCTCTTTCCCGTTGACTGCAGGGACAGGCCGCAGCACGACCCGGCAACGGAGAGAGCGGGttcggggaaaaaaaacccgaaTGAACGAGAGTTGACTTCACAAACCTTTTTAGACACGCGTACAGAAATGTCCGAGCGAGAGCCGCACGTTTTAGTTCAACTCGTCGGTGGACTCGGACGTGGACCGCTCCCTCCTCTTCCGGACCGTCACGAAGTTGAGCAAGTCGACGGCCGTCACCACCCCGAAAACCATCTGCTTCAAGTTGGGAGAGCCGTCCGTCaagtctggagagagagagtagaaCCAAGCACAAACACATAATCAACGAAAAAATAAAGCTATCAGGTGGGGGTTGATTGCATTCTTCCACACGGCCACCAGGTGGTGCCAATGAGAGCGCTTTTCGAAGGAATTTTGAGCAAACAAGGACGAAAATGAACTCACATTGGATCTGTTCATGAACCACCAGAGCAAAGTGATCGGTCTCCAGGATGCGGGACAACTTCCCCAAATTATCAGCGAGACAGATCTAAGGAGGACAATAAGGACAACGGCgctgctaaaaaacaaaaacaaagagcaacagCAAATATTACAGcttcacatttacacacacacacacacacacacacgaaaggAGGAGACGAGGTTCCCGTCTGACCTGTCTGAACTGCTTGTAGAGCACTTAGAGCACTTTGCTGACCGGGTCAGAGACCTTGATCTTCCCTGCTAGGATGGAGGCCAGCATGTTCCCTAAAGTCACCATACCCAGGATTAACCTGCGCGCAACAAAGGGTTAAAGGTGCAGCCGGGAATTGGACCTGgttagagaccccccccccccccccgccgtttCCTCACCCAGCCTCATCCACCACGGGGGCCTGGTCGAAGCCGTTGTCCTTGAGGATCTGGATGGTCCTCTGGCAGGTGACGGTGGGGAGGACGGTGAGGGGCGCACTCAGGTTCAAACTCTGCAGCCTGAGGTTCCACCACctgacggagagagagagaggggggggtcagggtcaacacacacacacacacggcggggggggggggatctctttATTGCACGTACCACGGCTTCTTCACCGACAGGTCCTCGGCGCTCAGGAAGCCGTTCTGCATCATCCACTTGTCGCTCAGGAACTTTGACCTCGAGGGGGAAACGATAAGAGAGGAACATTTACGGCGACTTCTCCTCGACCCCCGGGGGTTCGCCGGTTTGCCCTCTCGCACGCTCACATGTAGTTGCGGACGGAGTCCGGCAGGATGACCACGCAGCGCTGGCCCTCCTTCAGCTCCTGGGCGACGTTCACCGCCGCCGCCATGGCCGTCCCCCGAGCTGCCTCCTGTTGACGCGCGACAAGCAGGCGGACAGTTTTCGGCTTTGGCTCGTGGGCCGAGTCAgactttttacccccccccccccccccccccccgggaattTTACCACAGAGCAGGCCCTCCTCTCGGATCAGCATGCGCGACATGTTGAAGGATTCCTCGTCGTTGGACTTGTACCAGGTATCGACTACctgagaagagaaaagaaactgCTTCAAGTATTGCATAataaacaagggggggggggggggggggggggggtgtaataaaAACTCACGGATCTGTCGAGCACGGTGGGGATGAAGTCATACCCGATGCCCTCGACCTCGTAGCGGGTCTTGTCGGTCCGGTTCAGCTCCTCGGGCTCAGCCAGGATGGAGCCTTCCGGGTCGACGCCCACAATCTGCACGCGACCGAATAAAATATTAAAGCTCGGCCGCCtggaagcataaaaaaaaaaaaaagggatttccTTACCTTCACGTTGGGGCATCTTTCCTTCAGTTTACGGGCGATGCCTGTGATCGTCCCGCCTGTGCCTGCGCCCGCCACCAGCATGTCCAGTTTACCTGGTccgacggtggggggggggggggggcactgttaGGACCAGAACCCGGAGGGACGGTTAAACCCCCCGAGGCACCGTCCTACCGTCACACTGCTCCAGGATCTCCtcggctgtgatgtcatagtgaGCCAGGGGATTGCTGGCGTTGCGGTACTGGTCCAGAATGTGAGAGTCGGGGATCTCGTTCTTCAGGCGCCAGGCCACGCCCACGTGGGACTCCGGCGAATCGAAGCGAGCGCTGGTCGGCGTCCGGACGATCTCGGCGCCGAGGGCTCTCAGGACGTCCACCTGCAGCGACACGCTGAAGCTGAACGTGTGCGTTTAGACatcacgcacgcgcacacacacgcacacacacaaacacacaccttctcCATGCTCATTTTCTCGGGCATCACGATGATGCAGCGGTAGCCTTTCACAGCGGCAGCCAGAGCCAATCCGATGCCTGAGAAACAGGAGAGACGGCGAACGATTCATCAAACAGACGTGTCGCTTCCCGCGGAGattcccccccccgccgacgCGCCGGCCGACTTTACCCGTGTTCCCGGAGGTGGGCTCGATGATGGTGTCGCCGGGCTTCAGGAGGCCGGCTCTCTCGGCGTCCTCCACCATCCGCAGGCTGATCCGGTCCTTCACGCTGCCGCCCGCGTTGAAGAACTCGCATTTGGCCACTgcgaaaaacaaacaaaaaagacattCCGAGAAGGCCAAGCTGGGAACGAAGCCAAACCCCGCTTCCCGTAATCGTTTAGCCTCCGACACATTCCGCCGAGCACTCGGCATCGTTATCTCGGAATGTGGTTTTGCCTCCGACTCACGTATTTCGCACTTGAGTCCGAACGCTTTGGGGATCTTGTTGATGTGCACCATGGGAGTATTCCGATCTTGTGCAGGATGTCTGGGAGAATTGTCGGAGGAACGGGCCTGGAAGGAAAGACGACGACCGTAATTTGATCTCAGACCGAAGCGTTCCAGGAGTCGCGCTAAATGTAAACATCACACACCGACCTTGGAATTTCTGTATGAGGGGAGTCGGCTTTTGAGGCCCCAACGGTCCACTTGCAGCGGCTGGGCAGGTCGGGCCGGATCCATTTCCTCTCGGCGGGGGTGGCGGCGGCGTTCCCGCCCTCAGCACCCTCCAGGGCGGGAAGCTTGTCGAGCCTGCTCAGCGGGAACGGGCTCTCTGGGAGTTCGGCGCCTCCGTTAGCCAGGCTGAGCATCTTGGAAGCGTGCGGACACACGGAACCCGGAACGGGAGCTTCTTCGGATGAAGGAACGGACGGCATGGTTTCcctggcaacaacaacaacaagactgTTGTTACCGGTTACATCAGCACGCCATCAGATTGAAATTGCGTGCATCGTCACAAGTTTTTGCACGCACATTTCCAACAGAAGGGTCGGCCTCACGCTCGTGTCGTTTTCAAGCTCCAAAAGGGTTGAATTTAACGTTTATACCGTGATTTTAGAGGATAAATAATATACAAGCAGGATATCTGGTTGGCTTTAGGCCACACGGCGCAACGAACGCGGACAAAGAAACCGGCTGAACCTCTCTTTAATTAGAACGAGTCCCGGCGGCGGAGAAAGAGCCACGTCGTGCTTTGAATGTGGTTCTATTCGTGCACGCCGCTGGACTCGTTGCGGTCAAACAATCATTACCGGCACGAAAACGGACGTGAAACCCGCTCAGGCGTCAAACATGTGGCGTTTTGAGTCAATGAATCACAACTGATGGgcttcagaaacaaaacaagaggATTATTCCTGCAGAGAGATGAAAGCTTCGGGGTGGAAACATGACACTCTGAAAAGGGTAATgtcaaaatgccccccccctcctcctcctccaccagcggTTAAAATGCCGTGGGAAGGGGTAGCCGGCGGTGCTGCACTCatgcacagtaaacacagagaGGTCAGCTGTTCAAACTGTGTGACAAGTCCAGGCGCCATTATCAAACCGAGCCGATAAGCCGTTAAGCAAATCGATCAAACAAGCCCAGAGACACGCTTCAAGTCGAACAGCACAGCCGTGTCCCGTTTAAGAAAGTACAGAGAACAGCTGTCTTCTCTCCACGGCGGAAACGTGACCCTCCAGTCCAGGAGAACGTTCCTGCGGCACCGAGCCCAGACTGGGAAGAGAATTTAGGAGGTTTAGAGTGGAATAAGTgaaatgcacccccccccaaaaaaaaaaaaaaaaaccctggtCTGAATCTAGGAAGGAAAAATTCAACCTGTTGCAACGTCACCATTATTAGGCTGCTTGTTTGGCCCCTTTGCACAAACTCCTTCAGCcataacataaaaaaagaaagaaaaaagaagcataaacatgaaagaaaagcaTAAGGGCTGCCAAAATAAGTAGAGCCGGGGGAGGGGGCTATAACCAATGTTTGCTTGCTCCATTTGTTTTGagaataaattatctttatacGTGGCTTCAGTGGCCAAACGTTTAATTACTTAACCCGAAGACAAGGATGGATCGATAACTGCACGAATCAACATCAACCGGAAATGATGACCATGAAATCAGATGCGCTGCGTTTACagtgaacaaaaacaaagtcagcTGGACTACGCAGATACGGCGTTGCGTCAGAAACTGCCCGGATGAGGCCAATTTAAGCCAATTTCAgcgaagaaaacacaaatacgGACGACGAAATGTTTATTCCTCTAATTCCGTCTCACCTGATTCGTTAAAAGTAACGGAAAAAGCGTCAACACTTCGTCCCGGTTGCGCGTCCAGCCAGATGCGGGTCGTTTCTCGGGCAGACAATGGCTTTTTGATATTTACGCACGTGCATCAAAAGAGGAGAGGCAGcggctctctgattggctgcgtcATGGGGCGTCTGATTTACGGTCCCCACCAATCAGGGAAGGAGCTTTCTCAAATGGGCGTTCTATGCACGTCCTGGCTGAAGTACACACGGACCCCGCCCACTTTGTGCGAAGGAACGACAGCCATATTTGTAGTTTCACAAAATTAGATGTTTAAAACTTTAATATTTGAGGGTTTCGTTATTAGAAATCGTGATTGTTCAATTTGATATAATCCAGAAGGaccagaaaataatttaactttattaaactTGGAAAAGATaagcctttttttaaaaataattagtgGATTGAGCAATAATTCGGCAAACAAGTCATCAACAAATTAAGTAATAAAACTTTTGCAACATCAGGACTGAACTGGATGTTCTTTCTGATATAAATTTTGGCCGGCGGAAGCATCGAGGAGGAGCCGAATAGAGCGCTTTGTAGTCCTTCACAAATCAAACCTCCCTTTGTCATCACGCCTCGCCAATTAACCGGATTTCCACAGTTGCATGACGACCATTTAAGACACGTTGTTTTATTAATAATCAGCACTTGCctaaataagaaataagatgATGTTCATATAAGGGAATGCAGAATtacaaaatcagattttttatttattgagaaaGCTACACAAGCTCGTCTTAAAAAAAGGGAGTCAAAAGAAAACACTTGCAACAATTCAagcaaaataagaaaagagaTGGTAACaaccgctggggggggggggggggggatcgacaGGGGAAGGATTTGGTTGGTCAGTCCGGGCTTCCATCAGAATCTTCCAGAGCGCTCTCGGTCCCTTGACCGTCGCCTTTCGCGATCCCGCCGCCGGTCCCTGGAGCGGGAGCGTTGTTCCCTGGGACGCGaaccctgcccctgcccctgcccctgcccctgcccctgcccctgcccctgcccacTGGGGTAGATGGAAAATTGAACTCACTGTATCATTTCAAACACaagttttggtttttgtttcacTGCAAAGATTGACATACCCTTTCCTGCGGCGGCCGTACAACTCCCTGCGAAGTTCCCGTGATATGGGTTTCAGGTGCATGAAGTTGCAAAAGCCTCCTCTGGTGCACTCcctgcaggggaggggggggggggcacacgaaTGTTTAAATACCGCTTGCGTTTTGCCGGAGCAACGCCTCAAAGACGTGAAAACCAGCGCGCCGACTCCTCACCCCATTTCATACTGGCGGCAGCACGCTTCCCTGAAGTCGGTGACGGGGGACAGCTCGGAGTGGACGGCCTGGGCGTTGAACCAACGGTTGTTGAGGTCCATCACCGCCTTCTCCGCGTCCTCCTCGCGACGGAACTACGCAGACGGGGGACCGCTAGTTCAGCCAGCGGCTTAAGGCGTCGCTTAACgcgctaaccccgccccctcaccCACCTTAACGTAGACGTTGCCGACCAGGTGGTCGCCCAGGTTATCGCACacattcatctcctccacctcgccgtacttctcctccatctccgtGAACACCTCCTGCGTGCGGAAACAAAAAAGGGGGCGGGAGGAGCTGTCGCGTGGTTCCGGCCGTCGTCGACGCCGAGCTCAGACGAAAAGTTCCAACTCACCTCGAAGAACTCGTCGTAATGCTCCTGCATTTCCACGTCGCTGACGGCGACTGAAAGTTCCGACAGGCGGAGAGTCAAAGGCGGCGACGAAAGTCACGCTAAGCAACGCTAACTGTAGGGGCAGTCATTAGCATGGTTACGGTACGCTAACGCACGCTAGCCTCCCTCGCCTGTCCAGCTTAAACCCCGCTGACCTTCCCGTTGGTTCGACCTCGAGACGATGTTTGCCTCTTTTACAAAACCGTTGTGTGGCGACTGTAACGCCACAGCACGTGAGTTTAGGCTAATCGGCTAAGCTCTCCACACAACCCCCGGCTAACATCAAGGacaagggggggagggggggggggcgggggcagtaATATTAGAACCCAGCGGAAGCTGTCTCCAGGAAGTGATCCGCTCATCTCTAGAGGTCACTGTTCCTACGCTAAGCCAAGTTTTACTGTCGGTTCTGGAGGGTTCCTGCAAATGAAGGGAGAACTTACAGTGCAAACCGTCAGCAGACTGCGCAGTTTGGAAGGTTATGAAGGGAAATGTTCAAGAGGGGAATGGTCTGAAATACAAAACGCAAACTtctgagacaaaaaaataaagagctggggaaggaaaaaaaaaaaatagtgattAGAAACGTCTCTAGAAACGAGTCCCGTTTTCACATCACGGCGCGCGAGCGAATCGGTTTTGTCGATTCACGTGGAAACGGAATTTAttatccctcccccccccccccacccccacaagCTCGAAGATTTAATTAAAATCGCCCCGGCCCTCGCTGCACTGGCCGAGCGCCGGGCGGGAGGGAACGGCCTCTGATAAAAGTCACGCCCACATCTGCACCCAATATGGAGAAACGACTCGGGGCCGAAAAGCGAAAACAGTCAAAGCGAAGCGTGACGTCAACTCACCTGTTTAGCGAGGCACAGCTTCAACTGAAAGTAACTatctgtaataataaaatacctGCAGGGGATAGAATCCATTATCCGAGCTGTCTGGAAGGGATATCGATCGTAGGAGGACGCGACTGAATTATTAGCCGGTGACCTTCTTGGCTCGACGagcgagataaaaaaaaaaacttgccgTACTCGTTCGTCTCTTAATTATCTAATGGCTATAATTATCTGCTGCTTGCTTTGTTAGCCGCAGACTCAGAACGGGCGCCTCGCGTCTGTCCTGTTACAGGAGCGGCCACTTTTTCAGAAATCAAAAAAGAGGAAGCCAAACTTACAGCGGGAAGCGTCGGCCGTCTGTGCGCTGTTCTGGGGGTTGCGGTAGATGTTCTGAATCAAGAtggtctgcaggggggggggagatgtggTCAACTCAGTTCATCTTTCAGCGCGTTCACGTTACGGACGATCAACTTCACCTGGCTGAAGGTCGGTTTGTTGTGCAACCGGGAGCAGCGGTCTCCATGTCTGCACGCGCCGATTTTGAAATAGAACGAACAGTTGACCCTGGAAAAACAAAGGAAGGGGCGTCGTCATTGAGCTCGTTCCAGCTAAGACATCTTTTAAGGTGCAAGTCAGAGGCGGCGGCGCCTTTAAATAGATTTGGATCATGTTTCACACACTTTGCGGCCTCTTCttcattataaaaataaaggtTCCCTCACCCTGTCGGAAACCGAGCAGCTTATTAATAGCATCACGAATCCATGATGCAAGGAACCGTCTttattcaccaaaaaaaaaactgtttcatctctatttattagaattaaaaaaaaaaagtccaacacTTAGAACTCAATTACGTCACTGTGTGTTACTTTAATTCAGTTCCCTCATTAATGACGTTTTCTGAAATCCAGCATCAGGATCGACTCATTAACTGTCGTTAATTATATAGTTAAGTTGATTATATTCAATGTCGTGTTTATTGTTTATCAACTTATTAACTATTGGTTTTCCTTCCTGGTTAATTGTAGTGTGATCATGACGTAAATAGACAATAACATTGCTTTTGCTTTGCTAAAGCTAACGATAGAAACGTGTGTGGACGCACGGCGAAAGGGATCACAACAACCGGCCTGCTAGCCGGGTCTAAACCGCGTGTTACGCGGCTACTTAGAAGCCTGCGGAATTTATTGAGAAGAAGTCACGCGTGGAGCGTGTAAAAAAATGTCACGCAAACCGACGGAACGTAGTCGCAGGTTAGCTTAAGCGCCTTCCGGAGTTTCATTCAAATGCTTTAGCCGAGAGTTAGCATCCCGTCGCTAATGTAAGCTAAACTAAGACGCTTGGCTAAATGGCGGCGACCGGACGGAGCCTCGCTGGGGAGGCGAGGAGCCGCCGCAGTCGCGCCGCAAGCGGCGCGCGTCGTGCGTGCGCTAAATACGATAAAGCGTAAAAGAAACATActtgtctttctctgtgccGAAAATGGATGCCAAGTACTCCGCCATTTTCGGCCCGTTGGAGACGCCGCGCGTACGTCATTACGTAAAGGCGTAACACTGCGGCTGCGCAGTCCGACGAAGGTGCACTTCCTTCGATCGCCATGTGTCGGCGCTGTTTTTCCCATTAAAAATGGAAATTACGTTTTGTTTGTGTATATGATTCAGAGCAACTTGTTTTCTTTGTAACTTTGAATTAGCATATTTAAGAAATgttgaatgaaaaataagaaaataatgcaCAAGAGAAAGTGAATTTGGTTGCCATCTTGTGGCAGAAAAGTGAAACTGCaggttcttatttattttggccATATTTATAGACAAAAGTATTTATCTTAAAGGCAAGAGgaataaaagaaattaaattaaaagtcCCAGTTGGCCAATACAAAAAACACTTTGGTGATTTTATTATAAATCCCACTCGAGGTTGGGACAGTTTCCTCCAGATAACCTCCAATGTTTGTGTTAATAGTCTGTGTGACTTTTAACCCATCTAACAAAGGAACCACTTACCTTTTCTTGTCTCTGTGACGTTTGTGGAAACTTTGGCGGATTTTCGTTCTTCTTCCATATTTACACAATGTTTGGGGGAAGAGATCCAACGGTCCAGACTGCGCGCTTCATTTCTGGAACAGAACAGGAAGTAATTTACTTTATTCACTTGCTTTTTAATGTTATTAAACTGGAACTGAATGTTCACATAATAGAACGGTTGACATTTAAGGTTTCGTCCAGAAGCAGGGTCAGACTGACAATCACAGCAGCTGCAtcctgtttccttttttcttttcatggtagCTGAATTAGTTAGTTTTTGCATTATTTAACACAAGGCCACAATTATGCAACACTGGAGCGGCCTGCGTCGGAAATGAGCTTCCTATTGCATAGCCTTCTGGGAGGTTGGCTCCACCCACATTCAGTTATATCAAAGGGATCCGTGCAGGTTAAAATGAATGAGAAGCGAATCAACAGCAGGTTAAGTTTTATTTCTGAGGTACACACGGAAAAGAAACaagacaccaaaaaaaaatatcagcattgacataaaatgttttcataaaAGACAAGCGTCCCGGTCTGAGTTCACTAAAGGTCGTCCGTCTGATTCAAAACAATCATCCTTCATTTGACGGCCACAGACAGCGGTAGCCATGATGGAGGCTACAGTGGTGACGACGGCTGATGGTTCctcaaaaaacattttctctttcacGCTTACTGGAAAATGTTGACGCCACACAAACTGAAATCTGGTAACGGCCTTAATTTAAAGAGCTTTTAAAACTGTTTACTCTCGAGTAAATGGCAAGGTGAGTCTACGCTAGCAGCATCTTCACCGCTCCTGGGATCGGAACCAGCAGATTCGGCTCAGCGGCGCGAGAGTCGATCCCTCATCCCCCCCCCGGCGCCGAGCGGCCGGATCAGGCTGGACCGACATCAGCGCTGGAGAATCCTCCGAAATCAGtctggaaggagagacagaTGTTTATAATGATTATTTTAAGGTTTATTACCTATATCAGGTGGAAAAGCCGCATTTTCCGACTATTACGCCGTGATTAGCGGTAGCGATGACTGTTCTCTCAACGCAGGAAGTGGTCCCTCCCAACACTTCCGGTGGTGTCACAGATTAATGGGCGCGACTGAAAACATAATAAAGGGCCGTTATCTGTGGTTggtttcctgcccccccccccggtatctTTAAATCGCTGCGCGGCCACACCAACAAAAATAGAGCGGCAGGCTTTTACTGGAAGACTTCACTTCCCAGCAGCGGCTGGAGGCCGAACGACACCCACCAATTCAGAGGCGACCGCAGGAGCCGCTGTGGCCGGCTGGTGGTTCAGGCCTTCCACAGCcaaacaacaaccccccccccacccccgcccccaccacAGTCTGCGTTCCATCACAGTAACAGGCTGTGTTGGGGCTGGAGCACACAGTGTGTCTCTGTACAGTAGGCCATGACAGGGGGGGGCTGTGACCAACTTTGCACtttgtccctctttgtctctctgctcAGTCGTCCTCTAAAGTTcaagggaggtgtgtgtgtgtgggggtggggtctTTTCTCCTGGCTGCAGGCTCAAAACAGCCACAACTACCACTTGTTATTCTCCTCAGGGTCCTCAGAGCCCCCCCGAGCTCAAGGCAAAGACCTTGGAGCGAAGAGGAAACACTCAGAATTccgttttctctttcttcttctctttcttttttcttcttctctttcttttgttgTGCCCGTGTGGGTGTCGGCTTTGGAAGTCGGCGTGACGCGGTGGCGAGGAATGCCGAACTTACAGGGCGATGTTTTCATCTTTGAGGTCTCAGCAAAGCGCCCTTGGGCTTATCTCGCAAGAAAACAAAGACGGGGAggagaaatggaaaataaaacattcatctcCTGATTAAACAAATCCTTcctctaaagcaggggtccccaaatctttcctgtgagggccacatcacttttcccttctctgatggagggccggggtcagtttgtacaggaaaagtgtgatgatggcgagggtgcctaaacatttaggggccgaatgtggaggcgggctgtaGTTTCGGGTTCAtttcaccatcacaactacacacagtgacatgaatggagCGTCACACACGCaacg of Brachionichthys hirsutus isolate HB-005 chromosome 24, CSIRO-AGI_Bhir_v1, whole genome shotgun sequence contains these proteins:
- the cbsa gene encoding LOW QUALITY PROTEIN: cystathionine beta-synthase a (The sequence of the model RefSeq protein was modified relative to this genomic sequence to represent the inferred CDS: inserted 1 base in 1 codon; substituted 1 base at 1 genomic stop codon); translated protein: MPSVPSSEEAPVPGSVCPHASKMLSLANGGAELPESPFPLSRLDKLPALEGAEGGNAAATPAERKWIRPDLPSRCKWTVGASKADSPHTEIPRPVPPTILPDILHKIGXTPMVHINKIPKAFGLKCEILAKCEFFNAGGSVKDRISLRMVEDAERAGLLKPGDTIIEPTSGNTGIGLALAAAVKGYRCIIVMPEKMSMEKVDVLRALGAEIVRTPTSARFDSPESHVGVAWRLKNEIPDSHILDQYRNASNPLAHYDITAEEILEQCDGKLDMLVAGAGTGGTITGIARKLKERCPNVKIVGVDPEGSILAEPEELNRTDKTRYEVEGIGYDFIPTVLDRSVVDTWYKSNDEESFNMSRMLIREEGLLCGKIPGGGGGGGARGTAMAAAVNVAQELKEGQRCVVILPDSVRNYMSKFLSDKWMMQNGFLSAEDLSVKKPWWWNLRLQSLNLSAPLTVLPTVTCQRTIQILKDNGFDQAPVVDEAGLILGMVTLGNMLASILAGKIKVSDPVSKVLXVLYKQFRQICLADNLGKLSRILETDHFALVVHEQIQYLTDGSPNLKQMVFGVVTAVDLLNFVTVRKRRERSTSESTDELN
- the LOC137912165 gene encoding splicing factor U2AF 35 kDa subunit-like isoform X1; the encoded protein is MAEYLASIFGTEKDKVNCSFYFKIGACRHGDRCSRLHNKPTFSQTILIQNIYRNPQNSAQTADASRFAVSDVEMQEHYDEFFEEVFTEMEEKYGEVEEMNVCDNLGDHLVGNVYVKFRREEDAEKAVMDLNNRWFNAQAVHSELSPVTDFREACCRQYEMGECTRGGFCNFMHLKPISRELRRELYGRRRKGGQGQGQGQGQGQGQGQGSRPREQRSRSRDRRRDRERRRSRDRERSGRF
- the LOC137912165 gene encoding splicing factor U2AF 35 kDa subunit-like isoform X2, with translation MAEYLASIFGTEKDKVNCSFYFKIGACRHGDRCSRLHNKPTFSQTILIQNIYRNPQNSAQTADASRFAVSDVEMQEHYDEFFEEVFTEMEEKYGEVEEMNVCDNLGDHLVGNVYVKFRREEDAEKAVMDLNNRWFNAQAVHSELSPVTDFREACCRQYEMGECTRGGFCNFMHLKPISRELRRELYGRRRKGEQRSRSRDRRRDRERRRSRDRERSGRF